AATAAACATAGCCTACAAAACAGCCCCACCAAAACCAACAAAAAGAGTTTTAGGCGTAGCAGAAGCCTTTGGGCTCGGCTTAGACCAAACAACAAAATTCACAATATACGAAAACGCAGAAATAAAAATCGGCGTTGGCGACATCGTCTACATAACAGGCGAAAGCGGCTCAGGAAAAAGCATCCTCCTAAAAGCCCTAGAAAAAGACATCCGAAAATACACGCCCCACACATGCATAAACATTAAGCAAATAAAACCCCCGCCCAACAAGCCAATAATAGAAACGGTGGGCAAAACCTTCCAACAAGCCCTAGAACTCCTAAGCCTAGTAGGCTTAAACGATGCCTTCCTTTTCCTCCGCACCTATCGGCAACTCAGCGAAGGACAAAAATACCGATACAAAATCGCCAAACTAATAGAAAGCCAAGCCCAATTCTGGATACTAGACGAATTCGCAGCAACCCTAGACCGTGACACAGCAAAAATAGTGGCATACAACCTCCAAAAAACCGCAAGACGCATGGGCAAAACAGTCATAGCCGCCACAACTCACACAGACCTCCACGAAGACCTAAACCCCTCAATCCACATCCATAAACGCTACGGAAAAGAAATAACAGTCAAATATCACCCAAACACGCCAACCAAAGAATGCAGCCTAACACGAGAAATACGCATAGAACAAGGTACAAAAGCCGACTACAAAGCGTTAAGCCAATTCCACTATCGTTCAAGCCATCTGCCGCCGCCGAGAAAAACCTTCACCATGAAACGCGGAGAAGAAACATGCGGAGTAATCGTCTACAGCTACCCACCACCAACAATGTTCGGAAGAAGCCAAATCTGGAAAGGTAACCACCAACAACTCCAAAAAGAAATTAGCACAATAACCCGAGTAATAATCCAACCAAAATACCGCGCAATAGGCCTAGGAACAAAACTCGTAAAAGAAACACTTCCATTAGCCGGAACACCCTACGTGGAAACATTAGCCGTCATGGCAAAATACAACCCCTTCTTCGAAAAGGCCGGAATGCGAAAGATAGCCGAA
This sequence is a window from Candidatus Bathyarchaeia archaeon. Protein-coding genes within it:
- a CDS encoding ATP-binding cassette domain-containing protein, producing MDSAKMKRQSETFQIKSIKRRYDHATGKFIINIAYKTAPPKPTKRVLGVAEAFGLGLDQTTKFTIYENAEIKIGVGDIVYITGESGSGKSILLKALEKDIRKYTPHTCINIKQIKPPPNKPIIETVGKTFQQALELLSLVGLNDAFLFLRTYRQLSEGQKYRYKIAKLIESQAQFWILDEFAATLDRDTAKIVAYNLQKTARRMGKTVIAATTHTDLHEDLNPSIHIHKRYGKEITVKYHPNTPTKECSLTREIRIEQGTKADYKALSQFHYRSSHLPPPRKTFTMKRGEETCGVIVYSYPPPTMFGRSQIWKGNHQQLQKEISTITRVIIQPKYRAIGLGTKLVKETLPLAGTPYVETLAVMAKYNPFFEKAGMRKIAESKPSPHLQKAMEKLEALGFKPYMLQSQKYNIEKLNEVGKTEVIKILTELSEKGAIPRKRIISTSEAYPSHKEFKEKIEKLNSEGLAKALKKLSFLTQTKVYLFWAKDWLNAGKQPNLGVKPSPHKT